One region of Glycine max cultivar Williams 82 chromosome 9, Glycine_max_v4.0, whole genome shotgun sequence genomic DNA includes:
- the LOC100785916 gene encoding eukaryotic peptide chain release factor subunit 1-3 translates to MVDGHETDKNIEVWKIKKLIKALEAARGNGTSMISLIMPPRDQISRVTKMLGDEFGTASNIKSRVNRQSVLGAITSAQQRLKLYNKVPPNGLVLYTGTIVTDDGKEKKVTIDFEPFRPINASLYLCDNKFHTEALNELLESDDKFGFIVMDGNGTLFGTLSGNTREVLHKFSVDLPKKHGRGGQSALRFARLRMEKRHNYVRKTAELATQFYINPATSQPNVSGLILAGSADFKTELSQSDMFDPRLQAKILNVVDVSYGGENGFNQAIELSAEILSNVKFIQEKRLIGKYFEEISQDTGKYVFGVDDTLKALEMGAVETLIVWENLDMNRYVLKNSATGEVVIKHLNKEQDADQSNFRDPESNADFEVQEKLSLLEWFANEYKRFGCTLEFVTNKSQEGSQFCRGFGGIGGILRYQLDMRSFDDFSDDGGVYDDSE, encoded by the coding sequence ATGGTTGATGGCCATGAGACTGATAAGAACATTGAGGTGTGGAAAATCAAGAAATTGATCAAAGCTCTTGAGGCTGCTAGAGGAAATGGGACAAGTATGATTTCCCTTATCATGCCTCCACGTGATCAAATATCTCGTGTCACTAAGATGCTTGGTGATGAGTTTGGAACTGCATCAAACATCAAAAGCAGGGTGAATCGACAGTCAGTTCTTGGTGCAATCACTTCTGCTCAGCAGAGGCTTAAACTCTATAACAAGGTTCCTCCAAATGGTCTTGTTCTGTATACTGGCACAATTGTGACTGATGatgggaaggaaaagaaggtgACTATTGATTTTGAGCCTTTCAGACCTATTAATGCATCCCTTTATCTTTGTGACAATAAGTTTCACACTGAAGCTTTGAATGAGCTCCTTGAGTCTGATGACAAGTTTGGATTTATTGTCATGGATGGCAACGGTACTTTGTTTGGGACATTGAGTGGTAATACAAGAGAGGTGCTTCATAAATTCAGTGTGGATCTCCCAAAGAAACATGGAAGAGGAGGGCAATCTGCTCTGCGTTTTGCCCGTCTTCGCATGGAGAAGCGTCATAACTATGTGCGGAAGACGGCCGAGCTTGCTACCCAGTTCTATATCAATCCTGCTACCAGCCAACCCAATGTTTCTGGATTAATACTGGCTGGTTCAGCTGATTTCAAGACTGAACTTAGTCAGTCAGATATGTTTGATCCTCGACTTCAGGCAAAAATACTCAATGTTGTTGATGTCTCCTACGGAGGCGAGAATGGGTTTAATCAGGCTATTGAACTCTCTGCTGAAATTCTGTCCAATGTGAAGTTTATCCAGGAGAAGCGATTGATTGGAAAATACTTTGAGGAAATCAGCCAGGATACTGGGAAGTATGTTTTTGGGGTTGATGATACTCTAAAGGCTTTAGAGATGGGAGCTGTTGAGACACTTATTGTGTGGGAAAATCTGGATATGAATAGGTATGTCTTGAAAAATAGTGCTACTGGTGAGGTTGTCATTAAGCACTTAAACAAGGAACAGGATGCCGATCAAAGCAATTTTCGGGATCCTGAGAGCAATGCTGATTTTGAGGTTCAGGAGAAGTTGTCTCTGCTGGAGTGGTTTGCAAATGAATACAAACGCTTCGGTTGCACTCTTGAGTTTGTCACCAATAAATCACAAGAAGGCTCACAATTTTGCAGAGGTTTTGGTGGGATAGGTGGGATCTTGCGGTACCAGCTGGATATGCGATCATTTGATGATTTCTCTGATGATGGAGGCGTGTACGATGATTCTGAATAG